A window of Rhodococcus sp. SGAir0479 contains these coding sequences:
- a CDS encoding SDR family NAD(P)-dependent oxidoreductase, which yields MRGIDPGGRVAVVTGGARGIGLATAAALHAAGARVAIGDLDGAPTAQTAERLGVHGGPLDVTDPASVEAFLDDVESRLGPVSIWVNNAGIMPIGPVLAQDDAVVRRAVNVNVLGVMNGARAAARRMVTRGDGRIVNVASIAGRIPAPGMVVYSGTKFAVVGFGDALDAELAARGVRVSTVLPSFTRTALISGTAPGPLTRPIPPEQVAATVLRVLTRGRRQAVVPRRLSTGSAVWQLFPRPAARGLRRTLGLDTVFLDVDSGRADYDARIAGDAQPSE from the coding sequence ATGAGGGGAATCGATCCGGGCGGGCGCGTCGCCGTGGTCACCGGCGGAGCCCGCGGCATCGGCCTGGCCACCGCGGCGGCCCTGCACGCGGCCGGCGCCCGGGTGGCGATCGGCGACCTGGACGGCGCACCCACCGCGCAGACCGCCGAGCGCCTCGGCGTGCACGGCGGCCCGCTGGACGTCACCGACCCGGCCTCCGTCGAGGCGTTCCTCGACGACGTCGAGTCGCGGCTCGGGCCGGTGTCGATCTGGGTGAACAACGCCGGCATCATGCCGATCGGCCCGGTGCTCGCGCAGGACGACGCCGTGGTCCGGCGGGCGGTTAACGTCAACGTGCTCGGGGTGATGAACGGCGCCCGGGCCGCGGCGCGGCGGATGGTGACGCGGGGCGACGGCCGCATCGTCAACGTCGCATCGATCGCCGGCCGCATCCCCGCGCCCGGGATGGTGGTCTACAGCGGCACCAAGTTCGCCGTCGTCGGGTTCGGGGACGCGCTCGACGCCGAACTGGCCGCACGCGGAGTCCGGGTGTCGACGGTGTTGCCGTCGTTCACCCGCACTGCCCTCATCTCGGGGACCGCACCGGGACCGCTGACCCGACCGATCCCACCCGAGCAGGTGGCCGCGACGGTGCTGCGGGTCCTGACCCGAGGACGACGACAGGCCGTCGTCCCCCGCCGGCTGTCGACGGGAAGCGCCGTGTGGCAGCTGTTTCCGCGTCCCGCGGCGCGTGGGCTGCGCCGCACGCTCGGGCTCGACACCGTCTTTCTCGACGTCGACTCCGGGCGCGCGGACTACGACGCCCGGATCGCCGGCGACGCGCAGCCGTCCGAGTGA
- a CDS encoding succinic semialdehyde dehydrogenase, translated as MTSVMSPVPAADGPARPPAGIDTALIAELRQQLPDTAGLRQARAPFDGRLLPGVPQSDTAAVAAVAASARAAQPDWAATPIAERMRIARRFARALVTHESRLCDLMQWETGKARVHAAIEVQGVVQVATYYGRTGAAHLRARRAATAIPGVVSARVGYRPKGVVGVIAPWNYPLFLAVGDVIPALVAGNVVVSKADSQAPWTLLLARKLAVEAGVPPDVWQVVTGPGPRIGPAVIDVVDYVCFTGSTATGREVARRCADRLIGASLELGGKNPMIVCADADVEAAATGAVQACFSNAGQMCIGIERIYVHEHVYAPFVAALVERAERLRLGSGYGFDVDMGSLTTERQLDATVGHIRDAVGRGATVLTGGCPRPDLGPLFHEPTVLAGVTPDMRVHAEETFGPVVSVYPVASDDDAVRAANAGEYGLSASVWSRDTARARALAARIVAGAVNVNDGYLSAIAALGAPMGGMRSSGLGRRHGREGIVRYTEPQTITSQRLATAYPDRGRALLLRALNLSNRLALVLPRRQ; from the coding sequence GTGACCTCCGTCATGTCCCCCGTCCCGGCCGCCGACGGGCCGGCCCGTCCACCCGCCGGGATCGACACGGCGCTGATCGCCGAGCTGCGCCAGCAACTGCCCGATACCGCGGGGCTGCGGCAGGCGCGAGCACCGTTCGACGGCCGGTTGCTGCCGGGCGTGCCGCAGTCCGACACTGCGGCGGTCGCCGCGGTGGCGGCGTCGGCTCGCGCGGCCCAACCCGACTGGGCGGCCACCCCGATTGCCGAGCGGATGCGCATCGCGCGCCGCTTCGCGCGCGCCCTCGTCACGCACGAGAGCCGGCTCTGCGACCTCATGCAGTGGGAGACCGGGAAGGCCCGCGTGCACGCCGCGATCGAGGTTCAGGGCGTGGTGCAGGTGGCCACGTACTACGGCCGGACCGGGGCCGCACACCTGCGAGCGCGCCGCGCCGCCACCGCGATTCCCGGCGTCGTCTCCGCACGGGTCGGCTACCGCCCCAAGGGGGTGGTCGGGGTCATCGCGCCGTGGAACTACCCACTCTTCCTCGCGGTCGGGGACGTGATTCCGGCGCTCGTCGCGGGCAATGTGGTGGTCAGCAAGGCCGACTCCCAGGCTCCGTGGACGCTGCTGCTGGCGCGCAAGCTCGCCGTCGAGGCGGGTGTCCCGCCGGACGTGTGGCAGGTGGTCACGGGTCCCGGCCCGCGGATCGGGCCGGCCGTGATCGACGTCGTCGACTACGTGTGCTTCACGGGGTCCACCGCCACCGGCCGCGAGGTCGCGCGCCGCTGCGCGGACCGGCTGATCGGCGCGTCCCTCGAACTGGGTGGCAAGAACCCGATGATCGTGTGCGCCGACGCCGACGTCGAGGCCGCCGCCACCGGGGCGGTCCAGGCGTGTTTCTCGAACGCCGGCCAGATGTGCATCGGCATCGAGCGGATCTACGTCCACGAGCACGTGTACGCGCCGTTCGTGGCGGCGCTGGTCGAGCGTGCCGAGCGGCTGCGCCTGGGGTCCGGGTACGGCTTCGACGTCGACATGGGGTCGCTCACGACGGAGCGGCAACTCGACGCCACCGTGGGGCATATCCGGGACGCGGTGGGCCGGGGCGCCACCGTGCTCACCGGCGGGTGCCCGCGCCCGGATCTCGGGCCGCTGTTCCACGAACCCACCGTGCTGGCCGGGGTCACCCCCGACATGCGCGTCCACGCCGAGGAGACCTTCGGTCCGGTGGTCTCGGTGTACCCGGTCGCGAGCGACGACGACGCGGTGCGGGCGGCGAACGCCGGCGAGTACGGTCTCAGCGCCAGCGTCTGGTCGCGTGACACTGCCCGCGCCCGCGCGCTGGCGGCCCGGATCGTCGCGGGCGCCGTCAACGTCAACGACGGCTACCTGTCCGCGATCGCGGCACTCGGTGCGCCGATGGGCGGCATGCGGTCCAGTGGCCTCGGCCGCCGCCACGGCCGCGAGGGCATCGTCCGCTACACCGAACCTCAGACGATCACCTCGCAACGACTCGCCACGGCCTACCCCGACCGAGGCCGCGCGCTGCTGCTGCGCGCCCTGAACCTGAGCAACAGGCTCGCCCTCGTTCTTCCCCGACGACAGTGA
- a CDS encoding TetR/AcrR family transcriptional regulator, whose amino-acid sequence MLPLMHTPTDPTATTASPDQVMLDAARDEFERYGIRRTNMDDIARRAGISRSTLYRRFPNKDALVETLLLRETQLFFAELDRVAAELDPRAAVVECFVRGVRMAQEMPLIARILESEPEMILGLTTRTGGAPITQAAAQVTGALRRSGVTMSDDDLTAVSEILIRIAVSLMLNPQGQLDLSDQDAVRRYAERYLVRLVW is encoded by the coding sequence ATGCTGCCCCTGATGCACACGCCCACCGACCCCACCGCGACGACCGCGTCACCGGACCAGGTGATGCTCGACGCCGCCCGGGACGAGTTCGAGCGGTACGGAATACGGCGCACCAACATGGACGACATCGCGCGCCGGGCCGGGATCTCCCGCAGCACGCTCTACCGGCGGTTCCCCAACAAGGATGCCCTCGTCGAGACCTTGCTGCTGCGCGAGACGCAGCTGTTCTTCGCCGAACTCGATCGTGTTGCGGCCGAACTGGATCCGCGCGCGGCGGTGGTCGAGTGCTTCGTCCGGGGCGTACGCATGGCACAGGAGATGCCCCTCATCGCCCGGATTCTCGAGAGCGAGCCGGAGATGATCCTCGGGCTCACCACCCGCACCGGCGGGGCCCCCATCACCCAGGCGGCCGCGCAGGTCACCGGGGCGCTGCGACGTTCCGGCGTCACGATGAGCGACGACGACCTGACCGCGGTGTCGGAGATCCTCATCCGGATCGCGGTCTCGTTGATGCTCAATCCACAAGGGCAGCTGGATCTGTCGGATCAGGACGCGGTCCGACGCTACGCCGAGCGGTATCTGGTCCGACTGGTGTGGTGA
- a CDS encoding cytochrome P450 yields the protein MSRKQLAPVPPDRDLKPIHGTGHPGVIEVLRFFRDPIGMVAARRARFGDITYIKSFGLEFVIPLDADGTEAIAVNRSKAFANEPAWGFLIGPFFRRGIMLMDFEEHRHHRRIMQQAFTNTHLKGYLQDMQPMLAERVAHLPIGDDVRLLDEFKQITLDLALEIFLGLDLPRAEADRINRAFIDCVNAGLSLVRKNIPGTRWARGLASRRVLEEFFHRHLPAKRATASPDLFSVLCHAASEDGHTFSDEDVVNHMIFVLMAAHDTSTITLTTMAYYLAKHPEWQERARDQSRRLPPEIAYDTLDGFTVLDRVMKESLRLNSPVPGLPRQAREDTEICGHFVPKGTYVAAIAMVNHHNPALWPDPERFDPDRFSDERAEDRAHRYAWMPFGGGVHKCIGLYFAQMEIKTIMHNLLLRYEWSVPEDYVWKLDNSTLPVPKDRLPVRVRAL from the coding sequence ATGTCGCGCAAGCAGTTGGCGCCGGTGCCGCCGGACCGTGATCTGAAACCCATTCACGGGACGGGACATCCGGGCGTGATCGAGGTGCTCCGCTTCTTCCGGGACCCGATCGGCATGGTCGCCGCCCGCCGCGCCCGGTTCGGCGACATCACGTACATCAAGTCGTTCGGTCTCGAGTTCGTGATCCCGCTCGACGCCGACGGGACCGAGGCCATCGCCGTGAACCGGTCCAAGGCCTTCGCCAACGAGCCGGCGTGGGGCTTCCTGATCGGCCCCTTCTTCCGGCGCGGCATCATGCTGATGGACTTCGAGGAACACCGGCACCATCGCCGAATCATGCAGCAGGCGTTCACCAACACCCATCTGAAGGGCTACCTGCAGGACATGCAGCCGATGCTCGCCGAACGCGTCGCGCACCTGCCGATCGGCGACGACGTCCGTCTGCTCGACGAGTTCAAGCAGATCACGTTGGATCTGGCGCTCGAGATCTTCCTGGGGCTCGACCTGCCGCGCGCCGAGGCGGACCGCATCAACAGGGCGTTCATCGACTGTGTGAACGCGGGACTGTCGCTTGTTCGCAAGAACATCCCGGGGACCCGCTGGGCTCGCGGCCTCGCGAGCCGCCGGGTGCTCGAGGAGTTCTTTCACCGGCACCTCCCGGCCAAGCGCGCCACCGCGAGCCCCGACCTGTTCTCGGTACTGTGCCACGCGGCGTCGGAGGACGGGCACACGTTCTCCGACGAGGACGTCGTCAATCACATGATCTTCGTGCTGATGGCCGCGCACGACACCTCGACGATCACGTTGACGACGATGGCGTACTACCTGGCGAAGCACCCGGAGTGGCAGGAGAGGGCGCGCGATCAGTCCCGCCGGCTGCCGCCGGAGATCGCCTACGACACCCTCGACGGCTTCACGGTCCTGGACCGGGTCATGAAGGAGTCGTTGCGGCTGAACTCCCCCGTCCCCGGCCTGCCGCGTCAGGCCCGGGAGGACACCGAGATCTGCGGGCACTTCGTCCCGAAGGGCACCTACGTCGCGGCCATCGCCATGGTCAACCACCACAACCCGGCGCTGTGGCCCGACCCCGAACGCTTCGACCCGGACCGGTTCTCCGACGAACGCGCCGAGGACCGGGCGCACCGCTACGCCTGGATGCCGTTCGGGGGCGGCGTCCACAAGTGCATCGGGCTTTACTTCGCCCAGATGGAGATCAAGACGATCATGCACAACCTGTTGCTGCGATACGAGTGGTCGGTACCGGAGGACTACGTGTGGAAACTCGACAACTCCACGCTGCCGGTGCCGAAGGATCGGCTGCCGGTCCGGGTCCGGGCGCTCTAG
- a CDS encoding oxygenase MpaB family protein has product MPVDDDLAPDLRLGPDSLVWKFYGDIRGVLGFQRLAGTENCIEQLGKAVEDHSVIFSDTLGRARRTAPPIMKTVYSEDPHGWGRTVRDFHKPIKGTISDGSRYHALNPELFYWAHATFVDQVLYTTDTFIRRLSYAEKVQIFEESKLWYRLYGVSDRGQPQTYDEFVEYWDSMLDRFVPTRTIVYATGYIRKGIPGPRRIPKPVWRVMSAPLNAFTRTVVVGTMPPQMRAVCGVSWDLRREKRFQRFARGMRALNPVFNRLPLGILYLPWARDAWRRIGVDPRPLHNAPA; this is encoded by the coding sequence ATGCCGGTCGACGACGACCTCGCACCGGACCTGCGACTCGGGCCCGATTCGCTGGTGTGGAAGTTCTACGGCGACATCCGGGGCGTGCTGGGGTTCCAGCGCCTCGCGGGGACCGAGAACTGCATCGAACAACTCGGTAAGGCCGTCGAGGACCACTCGGTGATCTTCTCCGACACCCTCGGGCGGGCACGCCGCACCGCCCCGCCGATCATGAAGACGGTCTACAGCGAGGACCCGCACGGGTGGGGACGGACGGTCCGCGACTTCCACAAGCCGATCAAGGGAACCATCTCGGACGGTTCGCGCTACCACGCGCTCAATCCGGAACTGTTCTACTGGGCGCACGCCACGTTCGTCGACCAAGTGCTCTACACCACCGACACATTCATCCGGCGGCTCTCGTACGCCGAGAAGGTGCAGATCTTCGAGGAGAGCAAACTCTGGTATCGGCTGTACGGGGTGAGTGACCGCGGGCAGCCGCAGACGTACGACGAGTTCGTCGAGTACTGGGACAGCATGCTCGACCGCTTCGTCCCCACCCGGACGATCGTGTACGCGACCGGGTACATCCGGAAGGGCATCCCGGGGCCGCGCCGGATCCCGAAACCGGTGTGGCGCGTGATGTCTGCGCCCCTGAACGCGTTCACCCGCACCGTCGTCGTCGGCACGATGCCCCCACAGATGCGCGCGGTGTGCGGCGTGTCGTGGGATCTCCGGAGGGAGAAGAGGTTCCAGCGTTTCGCCCGCGGGATGCGGGCGCTCAATCCGGTGTTCAACCGGCTGCCGCTGGGCATCTTGTACCTGCCGTGGGCACGCGACGCCTGGCGCCGGATCGGCGTCGACCCCCGCCCCCTGCACAACGCCCCGGCCTGA
- a CDS encoding acyl-CoA dehydrogenase family protein, with protein MGELLLNPRNYDPTEFDPNTRRLLRATIDWFESRGKRKLLQEDLHAVWPRDFLDFVGREKLFATFLTPAADAGGDPNKRWDAARNAALSEILGFYGLAYWYLWQVTVLGLGPVWMSANAVARERAVEQLEAGGVMAFGLSEREHGADVYATDMLLTPSDDGAAAFRANGTKYYIGNGNVAGMVSVFGRRTDVEGADGYVFFVVDSRHLHYRLIDNVVHGQMYVSTFALRDYPVREEDVLHTGADAFSAALNTVNVGKFNLCTASVGMCEHAFFEAITHAHERILYGKRVTDFPHVRASFVDAYARLVAMKMFSARAVDYFRSAGPEDRRYLLFNPMTKAKVTSEGEKVIALLHDVIAAKGYEKDTYFREAAELIGTLPKLEGTVHVNVGLMLKFMPNYFFHPAEYPEVGTRDDAADDAFFWAQGPARGAAKVQFRDWTTVYTAHSDIPQVGRFFEQASALRELLATAGPDDAQREDLDFLLTVGHLFELVVYGQLILEQADVLGLDRDLVEQIFDFQIRDFSRYAVELHGKPSSTAAQQEWALGAVRKPVVDTARFDRVWQQVAGYAGAYEMGT; from the coding sequence TTGGGTGAGCTGCTGCTGAACCCCCGCAACTACGACCCGACGGAGTTCGACCCGAACACCCGGCGGTTGTTGCGCGCGACGATCGACTGGTTCGAGTCCCGCGGCAAACGCAAGCTGCTGCAGGAGGACCTCCACGCGGTGTGGCCGCGGGACTTTCTGGACTTCGTCGGACGCGAGAAGTTGTTCGCGACGTTCCTGACGCCCGCCGCCGACGCCGGCGGCGATCCGAACAAACGCTGGGACGCCGCGCGCAATGCGGCGCTGAGCGAGATCCTCGGTTTCTACGGCCTCGCGTACTGGTACCTGTGGCAGGTGACCGTGCTCGGTCTCGGGCCCGTCTGGATGAGTGCCAATGCCGTGGCCCGCGAGCGGGCGGTCGAACAACTCGAGGCCGGCGGCGTGATGGCGTTCGGGCTGTCCGAGCGCGAGCACGGCGCGGACGTCTACGCAACCGACATGTTGCTCACCCCGTCCGACGACGGTGCCGCGGCCTTCCGCGCCAACGGCACCAAGTACTACATCGGCAACGGCAACGTCGCGGGGATGGTGTCGGTGTTCGGGCGCAGGACCGACGTCGAGGGCGCCGACGGGTACGTCTTCTTCGTCGTCGACAGCCGGCACCTGCACTACCGCCTCATCGACAACGTCGTGCACGGGCAGATGTACGTGAGCACCTTCGCGTTGCGCGACTACCCGGTGCGTGAGGAGGACGTCCTGCACACGGGCGCGGACGCGTTCTCGGCGGCGCTGAACACCGTCAACGTCGGCAAGTTCAATCTGTGCACGGCGTCCGTCGGGATGTGCGAGCACGCCTTCTTCGAGGCGATCACGCACGCGCACGAGCGAATCCTCTACGGGAAGCGGGTCACCGACTTCCCCCACGTACGCGCGAGCTTCGTCGACGCGTACGCCCGTCTGGTCGCGATGAAGATGTTCTCCGCCCGCGCCGTCGACTACTTCCGCAGCGCCGGACCGGAGGACCGTCGCTATCTGCTGTTCAATCCGATGACCAAGGCGAAGGTGACCTCGGAGGGGGAGAAGGTGATCGCGCTCCTGCACGACGTCATCGCCGCGAAGGGGTACGAGAAGGACACCTACTTCCGCGAGGCGGCCGAGCTGATCGGGACGCTACCCAAGCTCGAGGGCACCGTGCACGTCAACGTCGGACTGATGCTGAAGTTCATGCCGAATTACTTCTTTCACCCCGCCGAGTACCCCGAGGTCGGCACCCGCGACGACGCGGCCGACGACGCCTTCTTCTGGGCCCAGGGCCCGGCGCGGGGCGCCGCGAAGGTGCAGTTCCGGGACTGGACGACGGTGTACACCGCGCACTCCGACATCCCCCAGGTGGGGCGGTTCTTCGAGCAGGCGTCGGCATTGCGGGAACTTCTGGCGACGGCGGGCCCCGACGACGCCCAGCGGGAGGATCTGGACTTCCTGCTCACCGTGGGTCACCTCTTCGAACTGGTCGTCTACGGACAACTGATCCTCGAACAGGCCGACGTCCTGGGGCTCGACCGTGATCTCGTGGAGCAGATCTTCGACTTCCAGATCCGGGACTTCTCGCGGTACGCCGTCGAACTGCACGGCAAACCGTCGTCGACGGCGGCGCAGCAGGAGTGGGCGCTGGGTGCCGTTCGCAAGCCCGTGGTCGACACGGCCCGGTTCGACCGGGTGTGGCAGCAGGTCGCCGGCTACGCCGGCGCGTACGAGATGGGTACCTGA
- a CDS encoding O-methyltransferase, with translation MGAARWAEVDRYLGETVLGEDEALTAALTANEAAGLPPIDVSPAQGKFLNLLVRMVGARRVLEIGTLGGYSTIWLARAVGPSGRVVTLEYEPRHAAVARENLDRAGVGGRVDIRIGAALDTLPLVEADDMGPFDVVFIDADKVNNSNYVRWALQLSRPGTVIVVDNVVRGGAVSNPDLDDDAIRASREVLGLLAAEPRLDATALQTVGTKGWDGFALALVLE, from the coding sequence ATGGGAGCGGCCCGGTGGGCCGAGGTGGACCGCTACCTGGGCGAGACGGTCCTGGGCGAGGACGAGGCGCTGACCGCGGCGCTCACCGCGAACGAGGCCGCGGGACTACCGCCGATCGACGTCTCGCCGGCGCAGGGCAAGTTTTTGAACCTGTTGGTACGCATGGTCGGTGCGCGGCGGGTGCTCGAGATCGGCACGCTCGGCGGCTACAGCACCATCTGGCTCGCGCGGGCGGTCGGTCCGTCCGGCCGGGTGGTCACCCTCGAGTACGAGCCCCGGCACGCGGCCGTCGCGCGGGAGAACCTGGACCGCGCCGGTGTGGGCGGTCGGGTCGACATCCGGATCGGCGCGGCCCTCGACACCCTGCCACTCGTGGAGGCCGACGACATGGGCCCGTTCGACGTGGTGTTCATCGACGCCGACAAGGTCAACAACTCCAACTACGTGCGCTGGGCGCTGCAACTGTCGCGGCCCGGCACCGTGATCGTCGTCGACAACGTCGTCCGCGGGGGAGCGGTCTCGAATCCGGACCTCGACGACGACGCGATCCGGGCGAGCCGGGAGGTCCTCGGCCTGCTCGCGGCCGAACCACGCCTCGACGCCACCGCGTTGCAGACCGTCGGGACGAAGGGCTGGGACGGGTTCGCGCTCGCGCTGGTCCTGGAATGA
- a CDS encoding Rv3143 family two-component system response regulator encodes MANPTVRSADFEDSAPLRVLVYSSDAATRDRVMRALGTRPHPDVPVLEYVEVATEPTVIRTMDAGGVDLAILDGEATPAGGMGIAKQLADELDVCPPIVVLTGRADDRWLADWSRADAVVQHPIEPFRLAEAVVPLLRRT; translated from the coding sequence GTGGCCAATCCGACCGTCCGCTCCGCGGACTTCGAAGACTCCGCCCCGCTGCGTGTCCTCGTCTACAGCAGCGACGCCGCGACGCGCGATCGGGTGATGCGGGCCCTGGGCACCCGGCCGCATCCCGACGTGCCGGTGCTCGAATACGTCGAGGTCGCGACGGAACCGACGGTGATCCGCACGATGGACGCGGGCGGCGTCGACCTGGCGATTCTCGACGGCGAGGCGACGCCGGCCGGCGGCATGGGGATCGCCAAGCAGCTCGCGGACGAGCTGGACGTGTGCCCGCCGATCGTGGTGCTCACCGGGCGTGCCGACGACCGGTGGCTCGCGGACTGGTCGCGGGCCGACGCCGTGGTGCAGCATCCCATCGAGCCGTTCCGCCTCGCGGAGGCCGTGGTCCCGCTCCTGCGCCGTACGTGA
- a CDS encoding NADH-quinone oxidoreductase subunit A: MNAFVPILVLGAIAVAFAVFSVFVASAVGPKRPGRAKLEAYECGIDPVPQPATGRAGGQRIPVKYYLTAMLFIIFDIEIVFLYPWAVHFDALGLFGLAAMAVFVFNVSVAYAYEWRRGGLSWD, translated from the coding sequence GTGAACGCATTCGTGCCGATTCTCGTGCTCGGGGCCATCGCCGTCGCGTTCGCGGTGTTCTCCGTGTTCGTCGCGTCGGCGGTCGGTCCCAAGCGGCCCGGCCGCGCCAAACTCGAGGCCTACGAGTGCGGCATCGACCCCGTCCCGCAGCCGGCCACCGGCCGGGCGGGCGGCCAGCGGATACCGGTGAAGTACTACCTGACGGCGATGTTGTTCATCATCTTCGACATCGAGATCGTGTTCCTCTACCCGTGGGCCGTCCACTTCGACGCCCTCGGACTGTTCGGTCTGGCCGCGATGGCCGTGTTCGTCTTCAACGTGTCGGTGGCATACGCGTACGAGTGGCGTCGTGGGGGATTGAGCTGGGACTAG
- a CDS encoding NuoB/complex I 20 kDa subunit family protein: protein MGLEEKVPSGFLLSTVEAVAGYARKGSLWPATFGLACCAIEMMSTTSGRYDLARFGMEAFRASPRQADLMIVAGRVSQKMAPVLRQVYDQMVEPKWVLAMGVCASSGGMFNNYAIVQGVDHVVPVDIYLPGCPPRPEMLLNAILQLHAEIERMPLGVNREEAVRAAEQAALAARPAPARTELGMPAGPGDTAGAVLR from the coding sequence ATGGGTCTCGAAGAGAAGGTGCCGAGCGGTTTCCTGCTGAGCACCGTCGAAGCCGTCGCCGGCTACGCCCGCAAGGGGTCGTTGTGGCCGGCCACGTTCGGACTCGCGTGCTGCGCGATCGAGATGATGTCCACCACGTCCGGACGGTACGACCTGGCGCGATTCGGCATGGAGGCGTTCCGGGCGTCACCGCGACAGGCGGACCTGATGATCGTCGCCGGACGGGTGAGCCAGAAGATGGCGCCGGTGCTGCGTCAGGTGTACGACCAGATGGTCGAACCCAAGTGGGTGCTGGCGATGGGCGTGTGCGCGTCCTCCGGGGGCATGTTCAACAACTACGCGATCGTGCAGGGCGTCGACCACGTCGTGCCCGTCGACATCTACCTGCCCGGCTGTCCGCCGCGCCCCGAGATGCTGCTGAACGCGATCCTGCAGCTGCACGCCGAGATCGAGCGGATGCCGCTCGGCGTCAACCGGGAGGAGGCCGTCCGCGCGGCCGAGCAGGCGGCGCTGGCGGCGCGGCCGGCACCCGCCCGGACCGAGCTGGGGATGCCCGCAGGCCCCGGAGACACTGCCGGGGCGGTGCTGCGATGA
- a CDS encoding NADH-quinone oxidoreductase subunit C produces the protein MSSDRDRAPSSTDPEATAGPEGTVPPERVVGGEMIGMRRGMFGVGGTGDTSGYGRLVRPVTLPGGTPRPYGGWFDEAVDLLAAALGDDESGVLFDDAVEKVVVFRGELTLHVRREFLPTVARRLRDDPRLRFELCLGVSGVHYPQDPGRELHAVYPLMSVTHGRRLRLEVAVPEADPCIPSLHRVYPTTDWHEREAYDFFGLVFTGHPALTRIEMPDDWVGHPQRKDYPLGGVPVEYKGAKIPPPDERRAYQ, from the coding sequence ATGAGCTCCGACCGCGATCGCGCGCCGTCCTCGACCGACCCGGAGGCCACCGCCGGACCGGAGGGAACCGTGCCGCCGGAACGCGTGGTCGGCGGGGAGATGATCGGGATGCGGCGGGGCATGTTCGGGGTCGGTGGCACGGGCGACACCTCCGGCTACGGGCGGCTGGTGCGGCCGGTGACGCTGCCCGGCGGCACGCCGCGCCCGTACGGCGGCTGGTTCGACGAGGCCGTCGACCTGCTGGCCGCCGCGCTCGGCGACGACGAGTCCGGGGTGCTGTTCGACGACGCGGTGGAGAAAGTGGTGGTCTTCCGCGGCGAACTGACGTTGCACGTGCGGCGCGAGTTCCTGCCGACGGTCGCCCGCCGGCTCCGGGACGATCCGAGGCTGCGGTTCGAGCTGTGCCTGGGGGTCAGCGGCGTGCACTATCCGCAGGATCCGGGCCGCGAACTGCATGCGGTGTACCCGTTGATGTCGGTCACCCACGGCCGGCGTCTCCGGCTGGAAGTGGCTGTCCCCGAGGCCGACCCGTGCATCCCCTCCCTGCACCGCGTGTACCCCACGACGGACTGGCACGAACGCGAGGCCTACGACTTCTTCGGTCTGGTGTTCACCGGGCATCCCGCGCTCACCCGCATCGAGATGCCGGACGACTGGGTGGGGCACCCGCAACGCAAGGACTACCCACTCGGCGGTGTCCCCGTCGAGTACAAGGGGGCGAAGATTCCCCCGCCGGACGAGAGGAGGGCGTACCAGTGA